The proteins below come from a single Comamonas antarctica genomic window:
- a CDS encoding dCTP deaminase domain-containing protein, protein MKLLIDAELKTHTDKNELVRDVLPENVKGCTVDLTIGAIFMPGSEAGTLGSATKPRTQLTLMQGATAVVSTNEAFCLDGSHSAVVFPASSVSLKGLLMTNPGHVDPNYHGSLHLTVINMGSEPYPLKTGDRLLRTMVFKLDGSTAKKVSSASPLTEELLARLSPDFLDVNKRVDAAAKKAIDAADRRNLLRQAMMPVIVAIVTAVLTVGSGYLSLKDKFEERIARMEIANKDLNAIVRFEQLDSKLRQIGELTPPVPLAKHIEELRAEIDALRKAQNASPKKL, encoded by the coding sequence ATGAAACTGTTGATCGATGCAGAGCTGAAAACGCACACTGACAAAAATGAACTAGTGCGCGACGTGCTGCCGGAGAATGTGAAAGGCTGCACAGTCGATTTGACCATTGGCGCAATCTTCATGCCGGGAAGTGAGGCTGGCACGCTGGGATCGGCGACCAAGCCGCGGACTCAGTTGACGCTGATGCAAGGTGCTACGGCGGTGGTCAGCACGAACGAGGCCTTTTGCTTAGACGGCAGCCATTCGGCGGTTGTGTTTCCTGCAAGCAGTGTTTCGCTTAAAGGCCTGCTGATGACAAATCCGGGACATGTGGACCCGAACTACCACGGGAGCCTGCACTTAACCGTGATAAATATGGGCAGTGAGCCTTATCCGTTAAAGACGGGCGACCGCCTGCTGCGCACGATGGTGTTTAAGCTGGACGGCTCTACCGCGAAGAAGGTTAGCAGTGCCAGTCCGTTGACTGAGGAACTACTGGCGAGGCTTTCCCCAGATTTTTTGGATGTGAACAAGCGTGTAGATGCCGCGGCCAAGAAGGCAATTGACGCAGCAGATCGCCGCAACTTGCTGCGACAAGCAATGATGCCGGTGATAGTTGCTATCGTAACTGCTGTGCTCACTGTTGGATCAGGCTACCTTTCGTTGAAGGATAAGTTTGAAGAACGTATCGCGCGGATGGAAATTGCGAACAAGGACTTAAATGCCATTGTGAGGTTCGAGCAACTTGACTCCAAGCTGAGGCAGATTGGCGAGCTGACCCCGCCTGTACCGCTGGCGAAGCATATCGAGGAGTTGCGCGCCGAGATTGATGCTTTAAGGAAAGCGCAAAACGCGTCCCCGAAGAAGTTATGA
- the thyX gene encoding FAD-dependent thymidylate synthase codes for MKIYLIAAPCLTGGMQAFLDNRLESWQYDESASDAELLVEAAGRVCYMSFGERQFRKRTGDYLANIMAQGHDSVLEHANFTLLADGISRALSHQLVRHRAGFAYSQLSQQYHDESGAAFVEPAGLGTNLDAQRLWRAANASALEAYRALLTEANDLGGSTLDQKERKRMLRSVARSVLPNATATSLVVTGNARAWRHVLAVRGCIAGDLEMRGYCVEVLRVLGGAAPALFADFYIEQDAHGELVRQHADAEV; via the coding sequence ATGAAAATTTACCTGATAGCTGCCCCATGCCTCACCGGTGGCATGCAAGCCTTTCTTGACAATCGCCTCGAGAGTTGGCAGTACGACGAAAGTGCGTCAGACGCTGAGTTGCTTGTCGAAGCTGCAGGGCGCGTCTGCTACATGTCTTTTGGCGAGCGTCAGTTCCGTAAGCGAACGGGCGACTACCTAGCAAATATCATGGCGCAAGGACACGATAGCGTGCTCGAACATGCGAACTTCACGCTGCTGGCTGACGGGATTTCGCGCGCACTGAGCCACCAGCTTGTAAGGCATCGTGCGGGCTTTGCCTATAGTCAGCTTTCTCAGCAGTATCACGACGAGTCGGGTGCTGCCTTCGTCGAGCCAGCCGGGTTAGGTACGAATTTAGACGCACAGCGCCTGTGGCGCGCGGCTAACGCATCTGCGCTTGAGGCTTACCGCGCGCTGTTGACTGAAGCGAATGATTTGGGGGGGAGCACACTGGATCAGAAAGAGCGAAAGCGCATGTTGCGGTCGGTGGCGCGTAGCGTGCTGCCCAATGCAACAGCAACCTCGCTGGTGGTGACTGGTAATGCGCGGGCTTGGCGCCATGTGCTCGCTGTGCGTGGCTGCATAGCCGGCGATCTGGAAATGCGGGGCTACTGCGTTGAGGTTCTGCGCGTACTCGGTGGTGCAGCACCTGCGCTTTTTGCCGACTTCTACATCGAGCAAGATGCTCATGGAGAACTTGTGCGACAACACGCCGATGCCGAAGTATGA
- a CDS encoding AAA family ATPase, translated as MLSPDERAQLANAVAVARPCPTRWCVITGAPGSGKTTLVRLLSAQGLPVVEDPGRAILQERLARGIDVDRTGSSYMRFQQEVLERENAMIACADPGQRVFFDYGIAESLAFMKLAGLPWSMHFVDAAAALRFERVFLLSPLSIQNSFDGIRVETDAQRQKLWMLIGEVYQALGMQIVDVPNGSVAQRLGMVLAALT; from the coding sequence ATGCTGAGTCCAGATGAACGAGCACAACTCGCAAATGCCGTCGCAGTGGCACGGCCTTGCCCAACTCGCTGGTGCGTAATAACTGGAGCTCCCGGCAGTGGCAAGACCACTTTGGTCCGGTTGTTGAGCGCGCAAGGTTTGCCTGTTGTGGAAGATCCAGGACGAGCTATCCTGCAAGAGCGCCTCGCGCGCGGTATAGATGTCGACCGCACAGGCTCTAGCTACATGCGCTTCCAACAAGAGGTGCTTGAACGCGAAAATGCGATGATCGCTTGCGCTGATCCGGGGCAGCGCGTGTTCTTTGACTATGGCATTGCCGAGTCGCTTGCGTTCATGAAGCTAGCGGGACTTCCCTGGTCCATGCATTTTGTCGATGCCGCGGCCGCGCTGCGGTTTGAGCGAGTGTTCCTGCTATCTCCGTTGTCCATACAAAACTCTTTTGACGGCATTCGTGTTGAGACTGATGCGCAGCGTCAGAAATTGTGGATGCTGATCGGCGAGGTCTATCAAGCTCTCGGCATGCAAATCGTCGATGTGCCGAACGGATCAGTGGCGCAGCGATTGGGCATGGTGCTCGCTGCGCTGACCTAG
- a CDS encoding restriction endonuclease, with translation MSVPWRVYQEKVADLFRALGFAVHIEGDVVGARAVHAVDVVATRTMFGVAILWIVECKLWNTAIPKEKVLALAQIATDVGADRAFLLSESGFQAGALRAAQKSNITLTSFDELVEHARPDMEEQQLAQLGRSLHLLQRRIYDEFDVSDYSGESERVGRQESPLDLLSIVFELKTIALPHAQAGEFPLIVGTIGSRYESGASFIEGAEQSFTRISACLDELHSTRQSALLLVQPKICEFTASVKSFLDATEAALDAGADVERLDASLAQALTHMKRIGKTADDLRTSLGRGEPRRALAAVMRLLIDGPYLFLADPQKSREQWIEMRPKVEVTLARLSALKSLYTTGLAPVVPYTVQSLC, from the coding sequence ATGTCGGTACCCTGGCGCGTGTATCAGGAGAAGGTGGCAGATCTGTTTCGCGCCCTTGGGTTTGCGGTACATATCGAAGGCGATGTCGTGGGCGCAAGAGCTGTACACGCAGTCGACGTGGTCGCGACGCGAACGATGTTCGGCGTTGCAATCTTATGGATTGTTGAGTGCAAGCTCTGGAATACGGCAATCCCGAAGGAGAAAGTGCTTGCATTAGCACAGATTGCTACCGACGTAGGCGCCGACCGTGCCTTTCTTCTGTCGGAGTCTGGCTTCCAGGCAGGCGCACTTCGGGCCGCGCAGAAGTCGAACATCACACTCACCAGCTTTGACGAGCTAGTCGAACACGCGCGTCCGGACATGGAGGAGCAGCAACTAGCGCAACTCGGGCGCTCACTGCACTTACTTCAGCGACGGATCTACGATGAGTTCGACGTCTCGGACTATTCAGGCGAGTCAGAAAGAGTGGGGCGTCAGGAGTCGCCGCTGGACCTTCTGTCCATCGTTTTTGAACTGAAGACAATCGCGTTGCCACACGCGCAAGCTGGCGAATTTCCACTCATTGTCGGCACAATCGGCAGTCGCTATGAGAGCGGTGCGTCATTTATTGAAGGAGCAGAACAAAGCTTTACGCGGATCTCTGCGTGCCTCGACGAACTTCATAGCACACGCCAGAGTGCTCTTTTATTGGTCCAACCAAAGATTTGTGAGTTCACTGCGTCGGTTAAGTCCTTTCTTGACGCGACTGAGGCAGCTCTTGACGCTGGCGCAGACGTCGAAAGACTGGATGCATCCCTTGCACAGGCTCTCACTCATATGAAGCGCATAGGCAAAACGGCGGACGACCTAAGGACATCTCTCGGTCGCGGCGAACCCAGGCGTGCGCTAGCCGCGGTCATGCGGCTACTGATTGATGGCCCCTATCTCTTCCTTGCGGATCCGCAAAAGAGCCGGGAGCAATGGATTGAGATGAGGCCCAAGGTTGAAGTGACGCTGGCGCGCCTGTCGGCACTGAAGTCTCTGTACACAACCGGTCTTGCCCCCGTAGTTCCGTACACCGTCCAGTCGCTATGTTAG
- the tnpB gene encoding IS66 family insertion sequence element accessory protein TnpB (TnpB, as the term is used for proteins encoded by IS66 family insertion elements, is considered an accessory protein, since TnpC, encoded by a neighboring gene, is a DDE family transposase.) produces MRHRCARRRCGCCAPLDMRAGTNTALAHVVAVCGAAHPHHAYLFANKRANRIKVLVHDGIGIWLAPRRLHQGKLVWPAPGNKQWPLEPAQPDNRVLGLPWQRMGNAGNITVV; encoded by the coding sequence GTGCGGCATCGCTGCGCACGGCGGCGATGCGGCTGCTGTGCCCCGCTGGACATGCGTGCCGGCACCAACACAGCCCTGGCCCACGTGGTCGCCGTGTGCGGCGCCGCCCATCCCCACCATGCCTATCTGTTCGCCAACAAGCGCGCCAATCGCATCAAGGTGCTAGTGCACGACGGCATCGGCATCTGGCTGGCGCCTCGGCGCCTGCATCAGGGCAAGCTCGTCTGGCCCGCACCTGGTAATAAACAGTGGCCGCTGGAGCCTGCACAGCCTGACAACCGAGTGCTGGGCCTGCCCTGGCAACGCATGGGAAA